A portion of the Burkholderia pseudomultivorans genome contains these proteins:
- a CDS encoding LysR family transcriptional regulator, with protein sequence MDKFSALRAFVEVAEAGGFSSAGRRLELAASSVVRAVDALEASLGTVLLNRTTRQVTLSDAGAVYYARAKQLLEELAEADALVADRGDEPSGPLRVSVPVAYGVRRIAPHVAAFLARYPKLDLDLQLTDERVDLVTGRIDVAIRLGEAAPSAEVVARPLGAFHRYVVASHDYLDARGTPATPGELVDHECLRFHFGGDQQAWAFADAHGTTRVLVTGRLKSNHSEVLREAVLDSAGIALLPDWLVDADVQSGRLRRLFEQYDVTPDTARSVVTALYLPNQRGSKRVAAFIDFVETLARAQH encoded by the coding sequence ATGGACAAATTCTCCGCGCTGCGCGCATTCGTGGAAGTAGCGGAAGCCGGCGGCTTCTCGAGCGCGGGGCGGCGTCTCGAACTCGCGGCGTCGTCGGTGGTGCGCGCGGTCGATGCGCTCGAGGCGTCGCTCGGCACCGTGCTGCTGAACCGCACGACGCGGCAGGTCACGCTGTCCGACGCGGGCGCCGTGTACTACGCACGCGCGAAGCAACTGCTGGAGGAACTCGCGGAAGCCGACGCGCTGGTCGCCGATCGCGGCGACGAGCCGTCCGGGCCGCTGCGTGTGTCGGTGCCGGTGGCCTACGGCGTGCGCCGCATCGCACCGCACGTCGCGGCCTTCCTCGCGCGCTATCCGAAGCTCGACCTCGACCTGCAGCTCACCGACGAGCGCGTCGATCTCGTGACCGGCCGGATCGACGTCGCGATCCGGCTCGGCGAAGCGGCGCCGTCCGCGGAAGTCGTCGCGCGGCCGCTCGGCGCGTTCCATCGCTATGTCGTCGCCAGCCACGACTACCTCGACGCGCGCGGCACGCCCGCGACGCCGGGCGAACTGGTCGATCACGAATGCCTGCGCTTTCACTTCGGCGGCGATCAGCAGGCGTGGGCCTTTGCCGATGCGCACGGCACGACCAGGGTACTGGTCACCGGACGCCTGAAATCGAACCACAGCGAAGTGCTGCGCGAGGCCGTGCTCGATAGCGCCGGCATTGCGCTGCTGCCCGACTGGCTCGTCGATGCCGACGTCCAGTCGGGCCGCCTGCGCAGGCTGTTCGAACAGTACGACGTCACGCCGGATACGGCCCGCTCGGTCGTCACCGCGCTGTACCTGCCGAACCAGCGCGGCTCGAAGCGCGTCGCGGCGTTCATCGATTTCGTCGAGACGCTGGCGCGCGCGCAACACTGA
- a CDS encoding DsbA family oxidoreductase, which yields MKPIEVTVIHDLICPWCWIAGHRLAQAIDEVGLTGSVNVRFVPFELNPSMPAGGMDRKAYRSAKFGSWARSQGLDAHVAEAGRAAGLVFDHARIARTPNTRLAHRLVWFAQQRGSAVALVDALFAAYFRDGRDIGDADVLVEIATGAGLPGDAVRAFLASDAGLDAVVELEAGTVSEGVASVPSTRIGQAVVSGAQPAAVFRDALIAAQRVHDAAA from the coding sequence ATGAAGCCTATCGAAGTAACGGTGATCCACGATCTCATCTGCCCGTGGTGCTGGATTGCCGGGCACCGGCTCGCGCAGGCGATCGATGAAGTCGGCCTGACCGGCAGCGTGAACGTCCGGTTCGTGCCGTTCGAACTGAATCCGTCGATGCCGGCCGGCGGGATGGACCGCAAGGCATACCGGAGCGCGAAGTTCGGCAGCTGGGCGCGCTCGCAGGGACTCGACGCGCATGTGGCCGAAGCCGGACGGGCGGCGGGCCTCGTGTTCGATCATGCGCGGATCGCGCGTACGCCGAATACGCGGCTGGCACACCGGCTCGTCTGGTTCGCGCAGCAACGCGGCAGCGCGGTCGCGCTCGTCGATGCGCTGTTCGCCGCATATTTTCGCGATGGCCGAGATATCGGCGACGCGGACGTGCTGGTCGAGATCGCGACCGGCGCCGGTCTGCCGGGCGACGCGGTGCGTGCGTTCCTCGCGTCCGACGCAGGGCTCGACGCGGTGGTCGAGCTCGAAGCGGGCACGGTGAGCGAAGGCGTCGCGTCGGTGCCGTCGACGCGCATCGGGCAGGCGGTCGTCAGCGGCGCGCAGCCGGCTGCGGTCTTTCGCGAT